Proteins encoded together in one Streptomyces roseifaciens window:
- a CDS encoding DUF1876 domain-containing protein, translating into MPHTAEWNVHLDLVEEDGRTRARATLDTGATTVTGSGTATCAPGDKDIPAIGDEFAAGRALRDLGEQLLHAAEHDVAAVGAAPEPRRSPMYGWPL; encoded by the coding sequence ATGCCGCACACAGCCGAATGGAACGTCCACCTCGACCTGGTCGAGGAGGACGGCAGGACGAGGGCCCGCGCCACGCTCGACACCGGGGCGACGACCGTCACGGGCAGCGGGACCGCCACGTGCGCGCCGGGCGACAAGGACATCCCGGCGATCGGGGACGAGTTCGCGGCCGGCCGGGCCCTGCGCGACCTGGGCGAACAGCTCCTGCACGCCGCGGAGCACGACGTCGCCGCGGTGGGCGCGGCCCCCGAGCCCAGGCGGTCGCCGATGTACGGGTGGCCGCTGTGA
- a CDS encoding ABC transporter ATP-binding protein, giving the protein MGERTRNVIDIVSLTKRYGRTTGVEGLDIGVGEGEVFGFLGPNGAGKTTTMRCLVGLLRPTEGRVRVLGRDPFTEHLRLAPFLGYLPGELRLYPELTGRETLRLLAALQGAPARLQDELCARLDLSGPDLDRPVRAYSRGMKQKLGLVQALQHEPELVILDEPTEGLDPLVQEAFYALLAEVRAAGRTVLLSSHVLPEVQRTCERVAIVRAGRLVTVGAVAALREARARKVRLTFADGLGRRPLGGADRWSPDWHGDQAVLMIPPDRTVAVLRELLALPVRDLTVEEAGLDEAFLDLYRNDRGGRSERSDRDERSGRDGRDGRGSRSDPDEGTLP; this is encoded by the coding sequence TTGGGTGAGCGCACGCGGAACGTCATCGACATCGTCTCGCTGACCAAGCGCTACGGCCGCACGACCGGCGTCGAGGGACTCGACATCGGCGTCGGCGAGGGCGAGGTCTTCGGCTTCCTGGGGCCCAACGGGGCGGGCAAGACCACCACGATGCGCTGCCTCGTGGGGCTGCTGCGCCCCACCGAGGGCCGGGTCCGGGTGCTCGGCCGCGACCCCTTCACCGAGCACCTGAGGCTCGCCCCGTTCCTCGGCTACCTCCCCGGGGAGCTGCGGCTCTACCCCGAGCTCACCGGCCGCGAGACGCTGCGGCTGCTGGCGGCGCTGCAGGGCGCCCCCGCCCGCCTCCAGGACGAGCTCTGCGCGCGCCTGGACCTCTCCGGCCCGGACCTGGACCGCCCCGTCCGCGCCTACTCGCGCGGCATGAAGCAGAAGCTGGGCCTGGTCCAGGCCCTGCAGCACGAACCCGAGCTGGTGATCCTCGACGAGCCCACCGAAGGGCTCGACCCCCTCGTCCAGGAGGCCTTCTACGCCCTGCTGGCGGAGGTCCGCGCGGCCGGGCGCACCGTCCTGCTCTCCAGCCACGTGCTCCCGGAGGTCCAGCGCACGTGCGAGCGGGTGGCGATCGTCCGGGCCGGCCGGCTGGTGACCGTCGGGGCGGTCGCCGCCCTGCGCGAGGCCCGGGCCCGCAAGGTGCGCCTGACCTTCGCCGACGGCCTCGGCCGGCGGCCGCTCGGCGGCGCCGACCGCTGGTCGCCCGACTGGCACGGCGACCAGGCCGTGCTGATGATCCCGCCGGACCGGACGGTCGCCGTCCTGCGGGAGCTGCTGGCGCTGCCGGTGCGCGACCTCACGGTCGAGGAGGCCGGGCTGGACGAGGCGTTCCTCGACCTCTACCGGAACGACCGGGGTGGCAGGAGCGAACGGAGCGACAGGGACGAACGAAGCGGCCGGGACGGGCGGGACGGCCGGGGCAGCCGGAGCGATCCGGACGAGGGGACGCTCCCGTGA
- a CDS encoding ABC transporter permease subunit — MTGGFPLLRLALHRRRRMITALAVGIAAFEALIVVITTTVTPDQIFGASGRKLPDAFKAFSGSNGDVSIASYPGLLGAGLTHPFWIAMQLTAVGSLAAAAVAADVEAGTIELLMVRPVSRARLLAERTAALVLVSLLLNAAATLAVSAGVALLPDLGDAVPQSGVYAAGLLGFGFALCLAGPALAVSAAGRSRTRVMGVTIAVGAVGFAVNFVAMAWSKAAPLRFVSPFHYYTPGDALAHGTVPWGQFGVLAGVGAAGILLAFGLVARRDLAP, encoded by the coding sequence GTGACCGGCGGCTTCCCCCTGCTGCGGCTGGCCCTGCACCGCCGCCGCCGGATGATCACCGCCCTGGCCGTGGGCATCGCCGCCTTCGAGGCCCTCATCGTGGTGATCACGACGACCGTGACGCCGGACCAGATCTTCGGCGCGAGCGGGCGGAAGCTCCCGGACGCCTTCAAGGCGTTCAGCGGATCGAACGGCGACGTGTCGATCGCGAGCTACCCCGGCCTGCTGGGCGCCGGGCTCACCCACCCCTTCTGGATCGCCATGCAGCTGACGGCCGTCGGCTCGCTGGCCGCCGCCGCGGTCGCCGCGGACGTGGAGGCGGGCACCATCGAGCTGCTGATGGTCCGCCCCGTCTCGCGGGCGCGGCTGCTGGCCGAGCGGACCGCCGCGCTCGTCCTCGTCTCCCTGCTGCTCAACGCGGCCGCGACCCTCGCCGTGTCCGCCGGCGTGGCGCTCCTGCCCGACCTGGGCGACGCCGTCCCCCAGAGCGGGGTCTACGCGGCCGGGCTGCTGGGATTCGGCTTCGCGCTGTGCCTGGCGGGCCCCGCCCTGGCCGTCTCGGCGGCGGGCCGGAGCAGGACGCGTGTCATGGGGGTGACGATCGCCGTCGGCGCGGTCGGGTTCGCGGTCAACTTCGTGGCCATGGCCTGGTCGAAGGCCGCGCCGCTGCGCTTCGTCAGCCCCTTCCACTACTACACGCCGGGCGACGCCCTGGCCCACGGCACCGTGCCCTGGGGACAGTTCGGCGTCCTCGCCGGCGTCGGCGCCGCGGGCATCCTCCTGGCGTTCGGCCTCGTCGCCCGCCGCGACCTCGCCCCCTGA
- a CDS encoding DUF6126 family protein: protein MSEKRAERQVAFRVLIYVFVTHLFAGFIWLLFYLGGHADK from the coding sequence ATGAGCGAGAAGCGGGCGGAGCGGCAAGTCGCCTTCCGGGTCCTCATCTACGTCTTCGTCACCCACCTCTTCGCCGGTTTCATCTGGCTGCTGTTCTACCTCGGCGGCCACGCCGACAAGTGA
- a CDS encoding LysR substrate-binding domain-containing protein, which translates to MAAGLGLTLLPRATAADALREGRLAVVAGPPFPDVPVQVARHRRRWVSPAAQAVVDALARHFPARAAAG; encoded by the coding sequence GTGGCGGCGGGGCTCGGACTGACGCTCCTGCCGCGGGCCACCGCCGCGGACGCCCTGCGCGAAGGCCGCCTGGCCGTGGTGGCCGGGCCCCCGTTCCCGGACGTGCCCGTCCAGGTGGCGCGGCACCGCAGGCGCTGGGTCTCCCCGGCCGCACAGGCCGTCGTCGACGCACTCGCACGGCACTTCCCGGCCCGGGCGGCCGCCGGCTAG
- a CDS encoding xanthine dehydrogenase family protein molybdopterin-binding subunit, with translation MSSTPGPVRLEGREKVTGSARYAAEHTPPGTAYGWPVPATVPLGRVLSVDTSEAMAEPGALAVLTHENAPRLKDAEDRTLLLLQDDRVPHRGWYVALAVAETLEAARAMAAAVRVAYAPEEHDAVLTPDHPRLFVPEVVNAGLPACRERGDFDGAYERAPVRIDATYTLPGLHNHPMEPHASTARWEDGRLFAHDSCQGTTAVRETLAALFGMDEERITVVAEHVGGGFGCKGTPRPQIVLAAMAARHTGRPVKTVLPRAQLAAVVGHRPPLVQRLRLGAGEDGVITALAHEVTTQTSTVREFVEQAAAPSRAMYVSPNSRTTHQVAALDVPSPSWMRAPGEASGMFALECAMDELAGAAGVDPVELRVRNDTATEPDSGKPYSSRHLVECLREGARRFGWDARDPRPRSRTEGRLLIGSGVASSLYPVYVMPSTAQAQVTGAGRYLVRVNATDIGTGARTVLAQIAAEALGVAPDLVAVEIGSTALPAASLAGGSAGTASWGWAVHKACRTLNGMIDERGGTLPPDGLTATADTKDDIASDPPHAKAAFGAQFAEVAVDTDTGEVRVRRLLGVFAAGRILNARTGRSQFIGAMTMGMGMALMEGSTMDARFGDFAERDFASYHVPTCADARGIEAHWIDEHDPSLNPMGSKGIGEIGIVGTAAAIANAVHHATGVRVRDLPVLPEKLLAGLERAR, from the coding sequence ATGAGCAGCACCCCCGGCCCCGTCCGCCTCGAAGGCCGCGAGAAGGTCACCGGGTCCGCCCGTTACGCCGCCGAGCACACCCCGCCCGGCACCGCGTACGGCTGGCCCGTGCCCGCGACGGTCCCCCTCGGCCGGGTCCTGTCGGTCGACACCTCGGAGGCCATGGCCGAGCCCGGCGCCCTGGCCGTGCTGACGCACGAGAACGCGCCGCGCCTGAAGGACGCGGAGGACCGCACCCTGCTCCTGCTCCAGGACGACCGGGTGCCGCACCGCGGCTGGTACGTGGCACTGGCCGTGGCCGAGACACTGGAGGCGGCGCGGGCCATGGCCGCCGCGGTGCGGGTCGCGTACGCGCCCGAGGAGCACGACGCCGTGCTGACCCCGGACCATCCGCGCCTGTTCGTCCCCGAGGTGGTCAATGCAGGCCTCCCGGCCTGCCGCGAGCGCGGTGACTTCGACGGCGCCTACGAGCGCGCGCCCGTCCGCATCGACGCCACGTACACACTGCCCGGCTTGCACAACCACCCGATGGAGCCGCACGCCTCGACCGCACGCTGGGAGGACGGCCGGCTCTTCGCCCACGACTCCTGCCAGGGCACGACGGCCGTCCGGGAGACCCTGGCCGCCCTGTTCGGCATGGACGAGGAGCGGATCACGGTCGTCGCCGAGCACGTGGGCGGCGGCTTCGGCTGCAAGGGCACGCCACGCCCGCAGATCGTCCTCGCCGCGATGGCCGCCCGGCACACCGGCAGGCCGGTGAAGACCGTGCTGCCGCGCGCGCAGCTCGCGGCCGTGGTCGGCCACCGGCCGCCGCTCGTCCAGCGTCTGCGGCTCGGCGCGGGCGAGGACGGGGTGATCACGGCGCTCGCGCACGAGGTCACGACCCAAACGTCCACCGTCCGCGAGTTCGTGGAGCAGGCGGCGGCCCCTTCGCGCGCGATGTACGTGTCCCCCAACAGCCGCACCACGCACCAGGTCGCCGCGCTGGACGTCCCGAGCCCGTCGTGGATGCGGGCGCCGGGCGAAGCCTCGGGGATGTTCGCGCTGGAGTGCGCGATGGACGAACTCGCCGGCGCCGCCGGGGTGGACCCGGTCGAACTGAGGGTCCGCAACGACACCGCGACCGAACCGGACAGCGGAAAGCCGTACAGCAGCCGGCACCTGGTGGAGTGCCTGCGCGAGGGGGCCCGCCGCTTCGGGTGGGACGCCCGCGACCCGCGGCCCCGCTCGCGCACCGAGGGCCGCCTGCTGATCGGCTCCGGGGTGGCGTCGTCCCTCTACCCCGTCTACGTCATGCCCTCCACGGCGCAGGCGCAGGTCACCGGGGCGGGCCGCTACCTGGTGCGGGTCAACGCCACCGACATCGGCACGGGAGCGCGGACCGTCCTCGCACAGATCGCGGCCGAGGCGCTGGGCGTCGCGCCGGACCTGGTCGCCGTCGAGATCGGCAGCACGGCGCTGCCGGCGGCCTCGCTCGCCGGGGGCTCCGCCGGCACCGCCTCGTGGGGATGGGCCGTGCACAAGGCCTGCCGCACGCTCAACGGGATGATCGACGAGCGCGGGGGCACGCTGCCGCCGGACGGCCTGACCGCCACGGCCGACACCAAGGACGACATCGCGTCCGACCCGCCGCACGCGAAGGCCGCCTTCGGCGCGCAGTTCGCGGAGGTGGCGGTCGACACCGACACCGGGGAGGTGCGCGTCCGCCGGCTGCTGGGCGTCTTCGCCGCCGGACGCATCCTCAACGCCCGCACCGGGCGCAGCCAGTTCATCGGGGCCATGACCATGGGCATGGGCATGGCCCTCATGGAGGGCAGCACGATGGACGCCCGCTTCGGCGACTTCGCCGAGCGGGACTTCGCGTCGTACCACGTGCCGACGTGCGCGGACGCCCGCGGCATCGAGGCCCACTGGATCGACGAGCACGACCCGTCGCTCAACCCCATGGGGAGCAAGGGCATCGGGGAGATCGGCATCGTCGGCACCGCCGCGGCGATCGCGAACGCGGTGCACCACGCGACGGGGGTACGGGTCCGCGACCTGCCCGTACTGCCGGAGAAGCTCCTGGCCGGCCTGGAACGGGCCCGCTAG
- a CDS encoding FAD binding domain-containing protein: MKAFAYTRADDVDGAIAALAASPGAVFLGGGTNLVDLMKLGVASPALLVDVSRLPLTEIEGTPDGGLRIGANVRNSDLAAHPAVRTRYPALSQAVLAGASGQIRNTATTGGNLLQRTRCLYFQDVGKPCNKRVPGSGCPAREGVHRDLAVLGHSPQCVATHPSDMAVALAALDAVVHLRGPGGERTVPLCDFHRLPGDDPARDTVIGPAELVVAVELPAPPPGRSAYRKARDRASYAFALASVAASLDVRAGRVEDVRLAFGGLAHKPWRARVAEDALRGAPATEESFAEAAGAELAAAEPLRDNAFKVRLARNLAVRVLAGLAAPGEEGTVS; this comes from the coding sequence GTGAAAGCCTTCGCCTATACGCGCGCCGACGACGTGGACGGGGCGATCGCCGCCCTCGCGGCCTCCCCCGGCGCCGTGTTCCTCGGAGGCGGCACCAACCTGGTCGACCTGATGAAGCTGGGCGTCGCCTCCCCCGCGCTGCTGGTGGACGTCAGCCGCCTGCCGCTCACCGAGATCGAGGGGACGCCGGACGGAGGGCTGCGCATCGGGGCCAACGTCCGCAACAGCGACCTCGCCGCCCACCCGGCCGTGCGGACGCGCTACCCCGCTCTGTCCCAGGCGGTGCTGGCAGGCGCTTCCGGGCAGATCCGCAACACGGCCACCACGGGCGGCAACCTCCTCCAGCGCACCCGCTGCCTGTACTTCCAGGACGTGGGCAAGCCGTGCAACAAGCGGGTGCCGGGGAGCGGCTGCCCGGCCCGCGAAGGGGTGCACCGCGATCTCGCGGTGCTGGGCCACTCGCCGCAGTGCGTCGCCACGCACCCCTCCGACATGGCCGTGGCCCTGGCGGCGCTCGACGCGGTCGTCCACCTGCGCGGGCCCGGCGGCGAACGCACGGTCCCGCTCTGCGACTTCCACCGGCTGCCCGGGGACGATCCCGCGCGTGACACGGTCATCGGCCCGGCCGAACTCGTCGTCGCGGTGGAGCTGCCGGCGCCGCCGCCCGGCCGGTCCGCCTACCGCAAGGCACGCGACCGGGCCTCGTACGCCTTCGCGCTCGCCTCCGTCGCGGCGTCCCTCGACGTCCGCGCGGGCCGGGTGGAAGACGTGCGCCTGGCCTTCGGTGGCCTGGCCCACAAGCCCTGGCGGGCGCGCGTAGCGGAGGACGCGCTGCGCGGCGCCCCCGCCACCGAGGAGTCCTTCGCGGAGGCCGCCGGGGCCGAGCTGGCGGCCGCCGAGCCGCTGCGCGACAACGCCTTCAAGGTGCGACTGGCCCGCAACCTGGCCGTCCGGGTGCTCGCCGGGCTCGCCGCGCCGGGCGAGGAGGGGACCGTCTCATGA
- a CDS encoding 2Fe-2S iron-sulfur cluster-binding protein: MAAPQTTSPVTLHVNGVAHQVELDHRTTVLDALREHLGLTGAKKGCDHAQCGACTVLVDGRRANSCLLLAVAHDGAEITTVEGLAGGDALHPLQEAFLERDGFQCGYCTPGQLCSAVGMIAEAGEGAPSHVTPLAAARPGTPVPLSPDEIRERMSGNLCRCGAYVNIVAAIGDVAQ; the protein is encoded by the coding sequence GTGGCCGCACCGCAGACCACCTCCCCCGTGACCCTGCACGTCAACGGCGTCGCGCACCAAGTGGAACTCGACCACCGGACGACCGTGCTCGACGCCCTGCGCGAGCACCTGGGGCTCACCGGGGCCAAGAAGGGGTGCGACCACGCGCAGTGCGGGGCGTGCACGGTGCTCGTCGACGGACGGCGGGCCAACAGCTGTCTGCTGCTGGCCGTCGCCCACGACGGCGCGGAGATCACCACGGTGGAGGGGCTGGCCGGAGGGGACGCGCTGCACCCGCTCCAGGAGGCGTTCCTCGAACGCGACGGCTTCCAGTGCGGCTACTGCACGCCGGGCCAGCTCTGCTCCGCGGTGGGAATGATCGCCGAGGCGGGCGAGGGCGCGCCCTCCCACGTGACGCCCCTCGCGGCGGCGCGGCCCGGAACTCCCGTCCCCCTCTCCCCCGACGAGATCCGCGAGCGGATGAGCGGCAATCTGTGCCGCTGCGGCGCGTACGTGAACATCGTCGCCGCGATCGGGGACGTGGCGCAGTGA